In Rhodococcus qingshengii JCM 15477, the sequence AGATCGGTCGCCTCTTCATGTCGGGCCGCAAGGACGAAGCTGCTGCCGTCGTCCCCGACGAGATGGTCACCGAGACCATGATCATCGGCAACGTCGACGAGGTGCGCGCAGACGTGAAGCGTTGGGAGGAAGCCGGAGTCACGATGCTGCTGGTGACCTGCCGCGACGCCGACCATGTGCGAGAGCTCGCGGCCGCGGTGGGTGGTTGAGCGGGGCACCCCCTTTTTTTTCGAGCGGTACCCCCCTTTTTTCTTCGAGCGAACGGCACGTTCAGCGCATCTGAGGCGCTGAACGTACCTTTCGCTCGCCCAAAGTTATCCACAGGCGCACCGAAACCCCAGTTCGCCGCCGGGGCCCGCGCTGATGCTCGAGTCATGCTGCAACCATGCGGCGAGGAACGTGGGGCGATGATCTGGACGCGATTTACCGCGTCAGTCGAAGCGGAGTGATCCGAACGGCGGAGTTGGCGCGATTGGGCGTGTCCAACTCCGCAGTGCACACCCGGTGTCGGGTAGGTGGACCGTGGCAGCGCATATTGCCGGGGGTCATTCTGCTCAGAAACGGTCAACCGACGCCACGTCAACGCTCGATCGCTGCGCTCATGTTGAGCGGTGACGATTCCCTGCTGACGGGGCGATCAGCCATGTCGGAGTACGGATATCGAACGCACTCGGGGGATGTGCAGGTGCTCATCCCCATCGACCGTCGAGTTCAATCGGTTGGGTTCGTCACGGTGGAGCGCACTGTTCGACTGCCCGAGCCGGAGATTCGGAACGGTCTGCGCTGTGCTCCGCTGCCGCGAGCGTTACTCGACGCTGCGAGGCGGTACAAGGCGCTCGATCCCACACGGGCACTCATCGCTGAGGCTGTTCAGCGCGGCGATGTCTCGGTGCGCGAACTTGCGAAGGAACTCGAAGCGGGTAGCAGTCGGGGTTCCGCGCTACCTCGGGTCGTGTTGCGCGAAGTGAACGCGAACGTCCACTCGGTTCCGGAGGTTCACGCGCGAAAATTGTGGCAGCGGAGCGGGCTGCCGGAAATGTTGTTCAACCATGAGATCCGGGATGCCAACGGGGACTTCATCGCAGTTCCGGACGGATGGATCGATTCGGTTGCCTTCGCGTGGGACATCGACTCCTTGGAATGGCATGCCGCACCGACGGACTACAAGCGCACGGTGGAGCGTCGGACGCGTATGCAGAATGCGGGAATCATCGTGTTGCCGACGGTGCCCAGTGCACTGCGAACGGACCCTGATCGCGTGATCGAGGACCTGCGTGCGCACTACAGATTGGCGCAGTCACGTCCCCGGCCGCAGGTGTTCGCGAGGTCGAGATGGGTGAAATTGGACGAAACCGGCTGAGCGAAAGTGCCTTTCGGCGCACTGAAGGCGCCGAAAGGTACGTTCGCTCGAAAAGGGGGTGGGTGGGACCGAGAGCGGACAGGAAAGGGGGCTCAGGCGGGGGTCGGTCAGACGGGGGTGGCTCAGACAGGGGTGGGTCAGACACCCTTGAACTGGGGCGCCCGCTTCTCACCGAAAGCCCGCGGGCCCTCCTTGGCGTCGGCGCTCATGAACACCTTCATACCCAGCTGTGCGTCGATCTGGAAGGCCTCTTCCTCGTGCATGCCCTCGGTGTCGCGGATGGTCTTGAGAATCGCCTGCACGGCGAGGGGGCCGTTGGCACTGATCAGGTCCGCGAGCTCCAGCGCCTTGTCGAGGGCTTGGCCGTCCGCGACCACGTGGCCGATGAGCCCGATCTCCTTGGCCTCCGGAGCCTTGATGTGACGACCGGTGAGCAGGATGTCCGCCGCGATCGTGTACGGAATCTGTCGCACCAGACGCACTGCGGAACCGCCGAGCGGGAAGAGCCCCCACTTGGCTTCGGAGACGCCGAACTTGGCGCTCTCACCCGCGACGCGGATGTCGGTGCCCTGCAGGATTTCGGTTCCGCCGGCGATGGCTGCACCCTCGACGGCGGCGATCAGCGGCTTGGTCAACCGACGGCCCTTGAGGAGGCCTTCGATCTTGGACATGTCGACGCCACCGCCCGCGAAGGAATCTCCCGGCGGCTTGGCGGACATGTTCTTGAGGTCGGCGCCGGCGCAGAAGTCGCCGCCCGCACCGGTGAGGATGGCGACACGGATCTCGGGGTCGTTGTCGACCTGATCCCAGGCGTCGACCATGATCGCCATCATCTCGCCGGTGATGGCGTTCTTACGCTCGGGGCGATTCATGGTCACGATGAGAACGTGGCCACGCTTCTCCACGAGGCAATGCGGCGCGGTTTCCGAAATGTCTGATTTTTCGGTCGTCGAAGTGGACACTGATGGCTCCTGGCGGGTCTGTGAGCTGGCTCTCAAATTGGGTCTTGCCAGAAACGGTAACACGTTCTACTTTGAACTCGTGGCCCTTAACATCGCAGACTTCGTAGAGCACGCAATCGACCTCGTTCCGGACCGCGTTGCGCTGGTCTCGGACAACCGCGAGATGACTTATGCACAGTTGGAGGACCGAGCAAACCGCCTCGGTCACTACCTGCGTGAACATGGCGTTCAGCCGGGTGACAAGGTCGGCATCTACTGCCGGAACGTCATCGAGGCGATCGAGGCCATGGTCGCGGTTTTCAAGATCCGGGCCGTGATGGTCAACATCAATTACCGGTACGTCGAGAACGAGTTGCAGTACATCTTCGACAACTCCGACATGGTTGCGCTCATTCACGAGCGCCGCTACTCGGACAAGGTCGCGAACGTCCTGCCGAACACTCCCAAGGTCAAGTCCGTCATCGTGGTCGAGGACGGCACCGATCTGGACTTCAGTGCTTTCGGCATCGGCTACGAGGACGCACTCGCGCAGAGTTCGGGTGAGCGTGATTTCGAAGAGCGCAGCAACGACGACATCTTCATGCTCTACACCGGCGGCACCACCGGAAGTCCCAAGGGCGTCATGTGGCGTCACGAGGACTGGTGGCGTGTTCTCGGCGGAGGCATCAACTTCGTCACCGGAGTTCCGGTCGAGGACGAGTACGAGATGGCGAAGGTCGGCGCAGCCAACCCGAGCATGATCCGCTACCCGATCCCTCCGATGATTCACGGCGGTTCGCAGTCGGCGGTATTCCACAGCCTCTTCGGCGGTGGAACCTGTTTGATGCACCCGGAATTCGACGCCCACGAGGTGTGGCAGAACATCGACAAGCACAAGGTCAACCTGATCTTCATCACGGGTGACGCGATGGGCCGTCCGATGCTCGACGCACTCATCGCCGGAAACCCGGAGACCGGTGAGCCGTACGATCTTTCGACGCTCTACGTGATGGCCAGCAGTGCTGCACTCTTCTCGCCGAGTATCCAGGAGCAGTTCCTCGAACTGTTGCCCAACCGCCTGCTGACGGACTCCATCGGAGCATCCGAGACCGGCTTCGGTGGACTCGCCGTGCTGAGCAAGGGCCAGAAGCACACTGGCGGTCCGACGGTCAAGATCGACGCCTCCACAACGGTTCTCGACGACGACGGCAACGAGGTCGAACCCGGATCGGGCAAGCGCGGCATGCTCGCTCGCAAGGGCAACATCCCGCTCGGCTACTACAAGGACGAGGTCAAGACGGCCGAAACCTTCCGCACCATCAACGGCGTTCGCTACTCGATCCCCGGCGACTATGCGCAGGTCGAATCCGACGGCACGGTCACGATGCTCGGCCGCGGTTCGGTGTCGATCAACAGCGGCGGCGAGAAGGTGTACCCGGAAGAGGTCGAGGGCGCTTTGAAGGCGCACCCGGACATCTTCGACGTCCTGGTGATCGGTATCCCCGACGAGCGCTTCGGTCAGCGCGTTGCCGCAGTGGTCCAGGTACGCGAAGGCACGTCGCCGACGCTGCACGACATCGCCACCGCAGCACGCAAAGAGATTGCCGGATACAAGGTTCCGCGCAGCGTGTGGTTCGTGGATCAGATCAAGCGCAACCCGGCAGGCAAGCCCGACTACCGCTGGGCGAAGGCCGAAACGGAATCGCGCGAGGCCGATGATCACAACGGAAACGGCGCTCCTGTGGCGTCCGCAAACGAAAGCGTGGAAGCCTGATGCGTTCGGATCTCGCCGACAAGTTCGGCATCGAATACCCGATTTTCGGATTCACTCCTTCCGAGCACGTCGCGGCCGCGATCAGCCGCGCGGGAGGTCTGGGCGTGCTCGGTTGCGTCCGGTTCAACGACCCGGAAGAGCTCGAAGCCGCACTGACGTGGATGGACGAGAACACCGACGGTAAGCCGTACGGCGTCGACATCGTCATGCCGGCCAAGGTGCCGACCGAGGGCGGCGCCGTCGATCTCGACAAGCTGATTCCGGAGGAGCACCGCGCCTTCGTCAACCGCACGCTCGACGAGCTCGGTGTGCCGCCGCTTTCCGACGACGTCGAGCATGCGACCGGCGTATTGGGATGGCTTCACTCGGTGGCGCGGTCTCACGTCGATGTTGCTCTGGGACACCGGATTGCGTTGATTGCGAATGCATTGGGATCACCGCCGAAGGACGTCATCGATCAGGCACACGAGAAGGGCGTACCGGTAGCAGCGCTGGCCGGCGCCGTCGAGCATGCACGTCGTCACGTCGAGAACGGTGTCGACATCGTGATCGCGCAGGGCTACGAGGCCGGCGGTCACACCGGCGAAATCGCATCGATGGTTCTCGTTCCGGAAATCGTTGATGCACTGGGTGATTCAGCTGCCGTACTGGCTGCCGGCGGTATAGGCAGCGGCCGTCAGGTGGCTGCCGCACTTGCACTCGGTGCGTCCGGAGTGTGGATGGGCTCGTACTGGCTCACCACGTCCGAATACAAACTCGGCAGTGCATCGGGCGAGGGCCCGTCCGCTATTCAGCGTGCACTGTTGGGCGCGACGTCGGCCGACACCGTTCGTTCGCGCATCTACTCGGGTAAGCCCGCTCGGTTGCTCAAGACCAAGTGGACGGAAGCCTGGTCGAACCCGGGAGCACCGGCGCCCTTGCCGATGCCGCTGCAGAACCTTCTGGTCAGCGACGCTCATCAGAGAATCGCTGCATCGGAGAACCCGGAAGTTGTGGCAATGCCCGTCGGTCAGATCGTGGGACGGATGAACGAGATCCGCCCGGTCGCCGAGGTCATGGCAGAGCTGGTGTCCGGGTTCGAGGACGCGCGAACCCGACTGGATTCGATGAAGTAGTAGATGACACGTGCGTGTGGCCTCGGCCGAGTTTCGGCCGAGGGCACACGTCGTTCAGCCGGCGAGGTCGTCCGGTCCGACGGTGTCCGACAACCATTCTCCGCGGCTGAGGGCGCCGTCGTCGCGGCGGCGTGCGATCACGAAAATGACCAGGGCGGCAGCGAGGACAACTGCGAGAACGCGCGAAGGCGTCAGGTTCGGGTTCTTCATACCTGTAATTTTGCCGGAAGAACGGGCGCGATGGTGAGCCAGCGGAGCAAAATCACGTGTTTCGAAATTACTGCGCTTCGGACGCATGGAGACTGGCGATCCGCTCGCGCAGGCCACCGAAGTGCACATCGAGAGTGTGCGCCGCCTCGACTGCATCACCCGTACGGATCGCGTCGAGAATCGCACGGTGCTTCGACGCGATGTCGATCAGTGGCGTATCCGAATGCCCGATGGCCTGCTGTATCTCGCTGTACACCTGCCAGAAGACGTCCATCAACTGACCGAGGACCTGGTTGTCCAGCGGGGAGTACAGGCGGGAGTGGAAGGTCGCGTCGATGTCGGAGAAGTTCTTCCCGGCTGCGGCACGGACCTCCATGCCGGTGACGAGTTCGTCGAGGTCGGCGTGGTCGGCCGACGTCATCTCGGCCATCGCCGCACCGATCAGTCCGGTCTCGAGTGCCTGACGAATGTCGACCAGTTCCATCGCCTCGTGCCCGGTGCCCTGCAAGGACAACCGGCCACGGAAGGTCAGGCCGTCGGCGAGAGCGTCGAAGTTGCTAGGGGCGACGAACATTCCGAAGCCGTGACGGATCTCGACGACGCCCAAGGCCTGCAGAACCTTGAGCGCCTCCCGGAGCGTGTTTCGGCCGATACCCAATTCCTCGGACAGTTCGGCCTCGGTGGGCATCGGGTCGCCGGGGGAGAGCCTGCGTTCGAGGATCAAGTTCATGATGTCCGTCTGAAGTGCGCGCATGCGGTTTTGCGCGCTGAAACGAGCGCCCTGTGTGCCACTCCGGACAGACATCGATTCCCCTTTTCTGATACGAACGTCCTTCATCCTATGTCCGGTCATCCGCTCCATTGGTCAACCCACGTCAACGGTGCGTTGCAGGAGGCTGGGCGCCGCACCCAGCAGTTTGGCCGTGTACGCATCGGACGGGCTGTCGAATACTTCCTGGGCCGTTCCCTGCTCGACGATCCGCCCGGCGTTCATGACGACGATGGTGTCGGAGACGTACCGCACCGTCTGTATGTCGTGCGAGATGAACACCATGCCGAGCCCCAACCGAGCCTTGATGTCGCTGAGCAGATTCAGGATCTGCGCTCGCACCGAGACGTCGAGCGCCGACGTCGGCTCGTCGGCCACGATGACGTCAGGTTCGAGCGCGAGTGCACGCGCGATCGCGACACGTTGCCGCTGACCGCCGGAGATCTGGCTCGGGATGACTTCGAGCGCAGATTGGGGGAGTCCGACCAAACCGACCAGCTCGCGAACTCGGGCGGTTCGGCTCGCGCGGTTGCCGATGCCGTGGACGTCGAGTGGATCGGTGAGGATGTCGGCCACCGTCATTCGGGGATTGAGCGCGGTAGCCGGATCCTGGAAGACGATCGAAATCGCCCGGCCGAACTCCTTGCGCACGCCGGCCGACCGGGTCAGAGCGCTTCGGCCGCGAAAGACCACGTCGCCCGACGTCGGTTTCTGCAGTCCGACCATGACTTTGGCCAGAGTGGACTTGCCACAACCCGACTCGCCCACGATGCCGATCGTCGTCCCTCGTCGTACGTCGATACTGACATCGTTGACCGCGTGAACCGTGCCCGGTTTGAACAGTGATCCCGAACGGGTCTTGTGGACGACGTGAATGTTCTTCAGTTCCAGGATGGGTGCTTCAGCTGTAGTCATCGCACGCTCTCCAATTCCGATTCTGTACGTACGGGAGTCGCGGACTGGTTGGCGAACCAATGCTCGGTCCCGTCGATTCGGACCATCTCCGGCTTACGGAGGGGGTCGGAGTCCGGGCGAGTGGAACGCTCGGCGAAACGGTCACCCGCCGCGAAGTTTCCGGGCGAGGGAACAGTTCCCTGAATCTGATGCAGTCGCGGCGCTTCGTCCTCGATAGAGAGAACGGCACCGAGAAGGCCCTGGGTGTATTCGTGGCGGGGATCGACGAGCAGATCACTCGTGGGCGCCGACTCGACGACCTGACCGGCGTACATCACCGTGATCTTGTGGGCCAGGGAGGCTACCAGAGCCAGGTCGTGGCTGACGAAGACCATTGCAAACCCCAGCTTTTCCCGAAGATCGTTGAGCAAGTCCACGACCTGGGCCTGGACGGTGACGTCGAGGGCGGTGGTGGGCTCGTCCGCGACGATCAACCGTGGACTGCGGGTGAGCGACATGGCGATCAGAACGCGCTGGCGCTGACCACCGGAAAGCTCGTGTGGGTAGCTGGCGAGAGTGCGCACCGGATCGAGTCCGACGAGTTCGAGCAGTTCCTCGGCTGTGCGGGTACCGCCGCGCTTGGTGAGCTGCTTGAACTGCGCGCGTATCAGCATCGCCGGATTCAGTGAACTCAGCGCATCCTGGTAGATCATGGCCATGTCGTGTCCGCGTAGCTTGTTTCGCTCCCGGTTGTTCAGCTCGAGGACGTTGACTCCGTCGAACAGGATCTCGCCGGTCACCACTGCCGTCTTGGGTAGCAGACCCATGATCGCCAGCGACGTGAGCGACTTTCCGCAACCGGACTCGCCGACGAGCGCCATCGTCTCGTTCGGGCGGACGGTGAAGCTCACGTTGTCGACGATCGCCGTGTCTCCGTAGCGTTCCGGGAACCGGATCGTGAGATTGCGGACCTCGAGGAGTGGTGCGGCATCGCCCTCGTACACAAGACGATCGGACCGAGATCGCTCGGTTTCCGCCAGGATCTTCAGGTGAGTTTCGAGAGGAGTCGGCTCGGCGGCCGGTTTCAGGACATCTTTCACGACGCTCGGGTCGGCGAAGTCGTCGATCAACTCCGGAGTGTTGGCGACCGATGCGGCTTCGTCCTCCAGAATGAGTTCGTTGGAGGTCTCCTCCGCTGCGGCGGTCTGCGCTGCTTGGAGTGCGGAGGGCGTCTTCTTGGTCTTCTTCAGACTCGGATCGGCCATCGCGTCCGTCAGGCCCTCGGCGAGCACGTTGAGGGATAGCACCGTCAGAAGAATCAGCAGACCGGGGAACACCGTTGCCCACCAACCACCGAGAAGGACCATGTTCTTGCCGTCGGCGATCACCGATCCCCACGACGGGTCCGGGGGACGCACACCTGCTCCGATGAACGACAGGCTGGCCTCGAGCACGATGGCGTCGGCGACCATGACAGTGCAGAAGACGAGAACGGGCGCAGCACAGTTGGCTACGACGTGCTTGACGACGATGTGTGAAGTTCTTGCGCCGATGACCTTTTCGGCCGCGACGTAGTCCTCACCGTACTGAGCGAGAACGTTCGCGCGAACGACGCGAGCCACCATCGGTGTGTAGAGGAACGCGATAGTGACGATCAGAACCGGGATCGAACCACCGAAGGCCGCGACGAGTACGGCAGCGAGCGCAATGCCCGGGAACGCCATGACCACGTCGAGCACTCGCATGATGGTCTCGTCGACGCCTTTTCGGCTCGTTGCGGCCACCGATCCGATGAGAGCGCCGGCGCACAGTGCGAGGAAGGTGGAACCGAGACCGATGGTCAGCGACCAGCGTCCGCCGTAGAGCAAGCGGCTGAACAGATCTCGGCCGAGGCTGTCCTGA encodes:
- a CDS encoding NAD(P)H-dependent flavin oxidoreductase — encoded protein: MRSDLADKFGIEYPIFGFTPSEHVAAAISRAGGLGVLGCVRFNDPEELEAALTWMDENTDGKPYGVDIVMPAKVPTEGGAVDLDKLIPEEHRAFVNRTLDELGVPPLSDDVEHATGVLGWLHSVARSHVDVALGHRIALIANALGSPPKDVIDQAHEKGVPVAALAGAVEHARRHVENGVDIVIAQGYEAGGHTGEIASMVLVPEIVDALGDSAAVLAAGGIGSGRQVAAALALGASGVWMGSYWLTTSEYKLGSASGEGPSAIQRALLGATSADTVRSRIYSGKPARLLKTKWTEAWSNPGAPAPLPMPLQNLLVSDAHQRIAASENPEVVAMPVGQIVGRMNEIRPVAEVMAELVSGFEDARTRLDSMK
- a CDS encoding dipeptide/oligopeptide/nickel ABC transporter permease/ATP-binding protein; this encodes MRRKLTEKLSRPGITFSRFPLSAWLSMAVLAIIVLACLFAPLITQYTPLEQAVGTAGPSAGHWFGQDSLGRDLFSRLLYGGRWSLTIGLGSTFLALCAGALIGSVAATSRKGVDETIMRVLDVVMAFPGIALAAVLVAAFGGSIPVLIVTIAFLYTPMVARVVRANVLAQYGEDYVAAEKVIGARTSHIVVKHVVANCAAPVLVFCTVMVADAIVLEASLSFIGAGVRPPDPSWGSVIADGKNMVLLGGWWATVFPGLLILLTVLSLNVLAEGLTDAMADPSLKKTKKTPSALQAAQTAAAEETSNELILEDEAASVANTPELIDDFADPSVVKDVLKPAAEPTPLETHLKILAETERSRSDRLVYEGDAAPLLEVRNLTIRFPERYGDTAIVDNVSFTVRPNETMALVGESGCGKSLTSLAIMGLLPKTAVVTGEILFDGVNVLELNNRERNKLRGHDMAMIYQDALSSLNPAMLIRAQFKQLTKRGGTRTAEELLELVGLDPVRTLASYPHELSGGQRQRVLIAMSLTRSPRLIVADEPTTALDVTVQAQVVDLLNDLREKLGFAMVFVSHDLALVASLAHKITVMYAGQVVESAPTSDLLVDPRHEYTQGLLGAVLSIEDEAPRLHQIQGTVPSPGNFAAGDRFAERSTRPDSDPLRKPEMVRIDGTEHWFANQSATPVRTESELESVR
- a CDS encoding acyl-CoA synthetase, which translates into the protein MALNIADFVEHAIDLVPDRVALVSDNREMTYAQLEDRANRLGHYLREHGVQPGDKVGIYCRNVIEAIEAMVAVFKIRAVMVNINYRYVENELQYIFDNSDMVALIHERRYSDKVANVLPNTPKVKSVIVVEDGTDLDFSAFGIGYEDALAQSSGERDFEERSNDDIFMLYTGGTTGSPKGVMWRHEDWWRVLGGGINFVTGVPVEDEYEMAKVGAANPSMIRYPIPPMIHGGSQSAVFHSLFGGGTCLMHPEFDAHEVWQNIDKHKVNLIFITGDAMGRPMLDALIAGNPETGEPYDLSTLYVMASSAALFSPSIQEQFLELLPNRLLTDSIGASETGFGGLAVLSKGQKHTGGPTVKIDASTTVLDDDGNEVEPGSGKRGMLARKGNIPLGYYKDEVKTAETFRTINGVRYSIPGDYAQVESDGTVTMLGRGSVSINSGGEKVYPEEVEGALKAHPDIFDVLVIGIPDERFGQRVAAVVQVREGTSPTLHDIATAARKEIAGYKVPRSVWFVDQIKRNPAGKPDYRWAKAETESREADDHNGNGAPVASANESVEA
- a CDS encoding crotonase/enoyl-CoA hydratase family protein; amino-acid sequence: MSTSTTEKSDISETAPHCLVEKRGHVLIVTMNRPERKNAITGEMMAIMVDAWDQVDNDPEIRVAILTGAGGDFCAGADLKNMSAKPPGDSFAGGGVDMSKIEGLLKGRRLTKPLIAAVEGAAIAGGTEILQGTDIRVAGESAKFGVSEAKWGLFPLGGSAVRLVRQIPYTIAADILLTGRHIKAPEAKEIGLIGHVVADGQALDKALELADLISANGPLAVQAILKTIRDTEGMHEEEAFQIDAQLGMKVFMSADAKEGPRAFGEKRAPQFKGV
- a CDS encoding FadR/GntR family transcriptional regulator, with the translated sequence MSVRSGTQGARFSAQNRMRALQTDIMNLILERRLSPGDPMPTEAELSEELGIGRNTLREALKVLQALGVVEIRHGFGMFVAPSNFDALADGLTFRGRLSLQGTGHEAMELVDIRQALETGLIGAAMAEMTSADHADLDELVTGMEVRAAAGKNFSDIDATFHSRLYSPLDNQVLGQLMDVFWQVYSEIQQAIGHSDTPLIDIASKHRAILDAIRTGDAVEAAHTLDVHFGGLRERIASLHASEAQ
- a CDS encoding ABC transporter ATP-binding protein → MTTAEAPILELKNIHVVHKTRSGSLFKPGTVHAVNDVSIDVRRGTTIGIVGESGCGKSTLAKVMVGLQKPTSGDVVFRGRSALTRSAGVRKEFGRAISIVFQDPATALNPRMTVADILTDPLDVHGIGNRASRTARVRELVGLVGLPQSALEVIPSQISGGQRQRVAIARALALEPDVIVADEPTSALDVSVRAQILNLLSDIKARLGLGMVFISHDIQTVRYVSDTIVVMNAGRIVEQGTAQEVFDSPSDAYTAKLLGAAPSLLQRTVDVG